In Gammaproteobacteria bacterium, the following are encoded in one genomic region:
- a CDS encoding ABC transporter permease subunit, with protein MTDRSEFQPLTFPGIIIGALFAFVTSFDEVVVVIFLGSENQITLPRLIWSGIRQEITLTILAVATIMVLLPVVVLFCVELLRRRHERFLIRPLGAE; from the coding sequence ATGACCGATAGATCGGAATTTCAGCCGCTGACCTTTCCGGGGATCATTATCGGTGCACTTTTTGCGTTTGTGACCTCGTTCGATGAGGTCGTCGTGGTGATATTTCTGGGTAGCGAAAATCAGATTACACTGCCGCGGCTGATTTGGTCTGGAATACGACAGGAAATTACGCTGACCATACTCGCCGTTGCAACGATCATGGTGTTATTGCCGGTGGTGGTTTTGTTTTGTGTTGAGTTGTTGCGCCGTCGTCATGAGCGTTTCTTAATTCGGCCCCTGGGTGCAGAATAG